TATTTGGTCTTCAACTGGACCCTGTTTCCTGGCATACAGTTCCTGAAATCTTAAGAATCTCCAaaatggctcacacttgtaatcctaacactctaggaggccaaggcgggaggattgcttgaggttagaagttcaagaccagcctgagcaaaggtgagaccccatctctataaaaaatagaaaaattagccaggcatggtggtgcacacctatagtaccagttacttggaaagctgaggcaggaggattgcttgagcccagaaatttgaggttgcagagagctatgatgatgtcactgccctctagctggagcaacagagcaagactctatctcaaaaaaaaaaaaaaaaaaaatgatgttttttcctTTGCTAATGATGCCTGGCAGCCCCTAGGTAGCTTCAGGGCAGTGGTTGGTCGCTGGAAAGACCCGGgcaggattagagggttgggacttttAGCCCAACCCCAACctctgggaaggggagaggagttTGAGGGTTTAGTTGATCACCAATAGCCAATGgcttaatcaatcatgcctacgtaatgaagcctccataaaaccccAAAAGGACAAGGTTCAGAGGGCTTGCAGAGAGCAGAGCATgcggaggttcctggagggtggcatgCCCAGGGGGGCGAGGAAGCTCTGCGCCCCTTCCTCCACACCTCACCCTGTGCACCTCTGCATCCGTGTGCTTGGTAATGCCCTTTACAACACACTGGCGAAtgtaagtgtttccctgagttctgtgagcggCTCCAGCAAACTGATGGAGCCCGAGACGGGGAGAGGGGCCGCGGGAAACCCAGCGTCAGGAGTTCTGGAGGCCCCGACTGAGACTGGCATCTGAATGAGGGTAGTCTCGGGGAACTGAGCTCAGCCTGTGGGAGCTGGCACCATCTCCGAGTGGATGGGGTCACAATGGAACTGGAGGACACGTAGCCAGTGTCCACTGCAGAACTGATTGCTTTCTTGGTTCCTGGAGAAAAAGCTCCACACGTTTGCTCACAGAAGTCTCCTGTGCTGACTGCTGCTGCGAGTGAGGGAACAGGAAAGCACCTTTTGCAGAGAGGAGTCGGGGTCACTGGGTTTTATTTGAGTCCAGAGGGGACGAACTTGGCTCCCGCCCAGGCCCAGAGCCAGAGGGAGGGTGGCAGCCCACGTGAcacctccctgcctgctggcagcCTGCAGACAGGAATGGGGATGATCCAGAGGAAGACAGAGTCCAGGCCTAGAGGTCTTCCCGCGTGGCTGGCACTTCCTTCGAGCAGGCCCCCCGTGGACCCCTACACAGCAATGCCTCCAGCTCCTCCCGGCCTTGTCGGTGGGCTGCATAGATACCGTCTTCCCCAAATTCCCCCAAGTAGTGCAGACATGTCGTGGAGAGCCTAGGGGAGCCCAGCAGGAGCCTCAGaccctgcctggcacacagaggggCAAACCGGGGCTCCATCCCAACCCCCACTCCGCGCCCACCATCACCTGACCGGCCACGGGCCCCCTGTGACCATCACGCTGATGCTCGGCTCTGGTCCCTTGCTAAGCCCTGGGCCCACGAGCTGTTTCACCTTGTTCACTTCTCGGACCCCGTAGCTGGCAGCGGTGAGAAGAGGGGTTTGGCATTGGTGGGAGCCCAGCACAGAGACCTGTCTCTACTCCACGCTGGGCATTTGCTGAGTTCAGAGACGGAAATCccctggcccaaggtcacacaccgACCTTGTTCACTGGCCCTCTGCTCTCCCACTTGCTCCCAGCTCGAGCCCAGACTTCgtcccagccagcccctcccttGGCCTAGAGCCCCGGTGGAGTATGTGCTGAGTGGGACAGTGGCATCTCCAcccgccagccctgcccagggaggagggaggtgaaGGTTGGCAACTCACTCCTGCCACTTCTGGGAGCAGCTCAAGTCCAGGACGTCTGTGTATACCGACTCGCGCAGCTCCCGCCGCCCCTCAGAGTCTGGAGCATGAAGCTGGGCCTCTGCCTTTGCCAGGTATTGCCCCATCTGGAacaaggaggggctggggccagcgTCTCAGGACCGCTGCTCACAGGGGACAGACGGGAGGGAGGCTCTGGGGGAATGAGGCGGCAGGGGAGCCGGCCGAGCAGGAAGCACCTGCGAGGGAGGCAGGCGGCACAGCCCGCCCCGAAACCCAAGAGCTAGAACGAGGCAGGAGCCACTtcccggggctgggggtggggcagagtgcTGAGGTGGAGGTGGGCCTGAGCGCTGGGGCTCCTACTCCAGGGCACAGCTGCCAAGTAGCACGTgctattttacaattttacaagaagaatgaaagagaaaaaaaaagatcctaaTCGTCAATGGCATGAGCACTCACAGCCCTGCACAAGTAGAAATACTGGCACAGACACGCTCAGCAGGTGCACGTGTGCACTCACACGCATGCTCAAACACGCAGGCACTCAACACGTGTGCACGTGTGCAGCATGTACACGTATGCAAGGGCACCCAAGTCAGATCTGGGGAGGGAGGCCAGACCTGAGGATGGGCCTGGACAGGGAGCAGTCTCAAAGGACAGGCAGGTGATTCCCTGGGGTGTCAAGGTGCTGCGGGTCTGTGCCGGACTGTCTGCTGTGACAGGCAGGCAGACGGAGGTTCAGGTGAGGTGGGGATGGCAGTGTCATGGAAAGCTGAGTCTGGGGCTTGATGCCAGTGCTGGAGGTCAAAGGCCAGAGGCGGAGTGTGAGGTAGGTGGGGGGTCTGGCTTGAGACGAGGTCTAGGCAGAGTAGGGGAAAGGCAGGGAAGGACTCACCTGGTAAGCCACAGCCCTGCAGGCGTCACAGCGCAGGTGAGCAGGCATGTGAGCTGAGTACTTCTCCTCATCGTCCAGCTCTGGGGCAGTGGCAGTGAGCAGGTCCCTGTCCCCGAGACTGCCTGGGATGGTCCAGGCtcccagaagcagcagcagcagtgacagTGACAGCTGCATGGCCTCCAGAGCCAGCTCAGCGAGTGTGGGCTATGGCTGGGGTGcaggtgtgcgtgtgtgcagTGGGGACCGCCACAGAACGCGCGGCCTAGACCAATGGGGAACTCACACCTCACCCCTCccattctctcccctcccccaggcctggaGATGCCACGTGTGCACTTCCTCTTGCAGGACCCAGCTCCAGCCCACTCAGCTCCATTTCACAGAGGGGGGACAATGAGGTGAGgagaggggccagggctgggcaagGACACATGGGGGCTGATGCCTCCTACGTCCTGTGGCCTGCCAAGTGGCGGGCACTGTGCCGAGCACCTTGTGGGAGGAAGTGGTGACTGTCATCTTTATTCTGCCCCTGAAAACACAAAGGCTCAGAGGGAAGTGACaaacccaaggccacacagctacaGGGGCCATGCTGAGATTGGAACCCAAGCCTGATTGGCCCTGAAGCCCCCTGGCCACTCCACTACCTGGAGGAATAAGGCCACAGGTGTGCTTGCTGGCCTCGGGCTCCCTCTTGGTAGGCAACTCACTGAGGTGGGGACCCCACAGAATGTGAAAGACACATGTGGTCTGCCTCCCTGGCCCTGAGGTCCCCGATACCCAGGCCTACCGAGGCCTGGAAGGGCAGGAAATCAGGCACTTACACCAGTTATTTCACCCACCATGGCTCCACGGGCCAGCGATTTATTTATTGCACACCAGGGTGAGGTGAGGCACCTGGGGTGACCCTAGGAACCTCCATGCCATCGGAACCAGCGTCTTCAGCTAAGAAATGTCCAGGTTATTCTGTCTCATTGTTCTAGGCAGCCTGCAGTCcagggcagggtggcagggaCTCTGAGGAACCTGGCCTGCATAGTCCTGGACAAGGACAGTGCTGATCTCCATCCTGGACACTGCTTCTAATGGGAACTGTCCTCCCCCACACTCGGCACGCCACACACCAGTCCAGCAAGGCCCAGCCATTTCAGGCTCAGAACGACACACAGACCCCACGCAGaccacctcccacctcctgcaGACCCCTCATCTCCCTCAGCCTTCCTCAGGGGCTCCTGGAATCTCAGGGCAACTGAAGCACAGACTCTGGGTCCTGTCCCTTCCTGTGCTGTGACCAAGGGGAGTGGGACCAGCTGGGAGCTTCAGGTCCCTCTGACCCACCACACACAGGGGGACCCCTTCTACTGCCAGCCTAGcccatcatccacccacccaaGGAGGCAAGGCTACCCTCGGACAACAGCCCAGCCACCCTCCCTCTTGTGTGTCCTTCCCGAGGACTCATTTCACCTGCCACCTACCTGGGTGGGAGTGGCTGAAGccttgcccccaccccaggatGAGGCAGCTCAGCTCTGGGACTCAGCAGAAGCCACGTGGGAGACTGGGGCTCAGGGGAGCCTTGGGGAGCCAGGCTCCCAGCTGGAGACCACAGCACCTGGGCCCACCTTACCCCCAGTCTTCCCACCCCAAATGCCAGGCTGTCTCGCAGCCCCTCCCTGTGTTACTTCCTTGCCCCACCTGCACttgctgtcccctccccactgcccaccccctgcAGCCTCCCAGGCCAAAGGTCAGCCCCTCTTGCAAAGAGCAGACTGCATAGCCAGTCCTTCCCTTCCATCTCACCTGTGCCAGCTCCACCTCAGCTGGGCCCACCATCAGGGAGAGACAGATAGCTCACTACCTCTGGGGACAGCCCTGTCCCCTGCTGCTCCTACTCCTGCTGCCTTCTGGGAACCCCAACACCTCCTTGGATTGGCTCCTGGGGCTAAGCCCTGGGACTCCACGCTTTTCCGTATTTGCTcgcctgcacacacacaaacacacgtaAACACACACGCCACACCCTGGGAATGCCTGGGAAAGGGATGTACAATTTTGTTGAGGGTGGAAGGAGGCAGCCACGTCCTAAGCTCCAACTCCATCAGTCCCGGCTCTCAGACACTTTCTCTGAAGGTCACTTCTGGTCTGACAACTGGCTGGGATAGGCCAAAGAAAGAGGTGACGGAAGGAAAGGAGGGCAAGAGACTGGATGCCAGAACCTCCAAGGCCATCCGAGGGCCCCAACTCCATGGAGATCAGGCCCTGGGGCCTCACAACGGGAACAAGGAGCCCTTGCCAGGCTGGGTGCTACCCGAGCTGGAGGGCGGGGCACAGAGGAGCAGCGGaggtgtggggctgggggtcCCGCTCACCGGCAGGTAGTACATCCCGTCCAGGGCGCCCGCCTCAGACGCCCAGGGTAGCTGGGGGCTGCCGAGAGCCGGCGGGCCCGGGGACGGTGGCAGTGAGAGGCCATGGATAGGCCCATAGGCGGGCGGGTAGAGGCCGGGCCCCAGGGCCAATGGGGTGTAGACGCGACGGGGTGGCCCGGGGGACGCTGGCGGCAGCAGGACCTCCACGTACTGCCCGCTCTCGGGGTCGAAGAGCAGCCGCAGCCGAGGCTGCCGCGGCACCTCCACAAAGTAGTAGCGGCCGCTCTCCGGGTCCACCAGGACCTTCCCCGGGTGCGCCGC
This window of the Microcebus murinus isolate Inina chromosome 21, M.murinus_Inina_mat1.0, whole genome shotgun sequence genome carries:
- the MZB1 gene encoding marginal zone B- and B1-cell-specific protein isoform X1, with translation MQLSLSLLLLLLGAWTIPGSLGDRDLLTATAPELDDEEKYSAHMPAHLRCDACRAVAYQMGQYLAKAEAQLHAPDSEGRRELRESVYTDVLDLSCSQKWQDYGVREVNKVKQLVGPGLSKGPEPSISVMVTGGPWPVRLSTTCLHYLGEFGEDGIYAAHRQGREELEALLCRGPRGACSKEVPATREDL
- the MZB1 gene encoding marginal zone B- and B1-cell-specific protein isoform X2, with product MQLSLSLLLLLLGAWTIPGSLGDRDLLTATAPELDDEEKYSAHMPAHLRCDACRAVAYQMGQYLAKAEAQLHAPDSEGRRELRESVYTDVLDLSCSQKWQDYGVREVNKVKQLVGPGLSKGPEPSISVMVTGGPWPALHDMSALLGGIWGRRYLCSPPTRPGGAGGIAV